In Zingiber officinale cultivar Zhangliang chromosome 3B, Zo_v1.1, whole genome shotgun sequence, a single window of DNA contains:
- the LOC121967320 gene encoding uncharacterized protein LOC121967320 produces MAVTILDWGSTEGAELELRLGGQGIGSQSNLIQRQNNGLFYFSSHKRSILEKKLMRCDRSWQNVYKIIFMSRCVQVYVSSLSLARSNFLLLWNPLSAMLVSFFLHSHIFNGLAMDIVSLSYVSWKVSDKLNFQIQ; encoded by the exons ATGGCAGTAACGATTCTGGATTGGGGATCAACAGAAGGGGCTGAgcttgag TTAAGATTGGGAGGCCAGGGTATAGGGTCTCAAAGCAATTTGATCCAGAGACAAAACAACGGTCTCTTCTATTTCAG TTCACACAAAAGGAGTATTctcgagaagaaattgatgaggtgcgatcggagttggcagaatgtatacaagatcatatttatgagtagATGCGTTCAAGTTTATGTAAGTTCATTATCTTTAGCAAGAAGCAACTTCTTGCTTCTTTGGAATCCATTATCAGCTATGCTTGTTAGTTTTTTCCTGCACTCTCATATTTTCAATGGATTGGCCATGGACATTGTATCTCTTAGTTATGTTTCGTGGAAGGTTTCTGACAAATTGAATTTCCAGATACAATAG